In a genomic window of Croceibacterium sp. TMG7-5b_MA50:
- a CDS encoding transcriptional regulator yields the protein MRRFGPFSLHVGDRRLMRGDRPVELPARYMDALILLVMADGALVTKTRFMEEVWRGVPVTDEALTQAIRTLRRSLGDSANDPRFIETVPKHGYRFIAPPGPADAATPVAAPGRGVARMTLAGVVGAALAGALVGLLYGFAGAAGAEGGGTVSLLLVIVLVSALSAGVAGAGIAAGIALSRRAAHDGWWWRVAGGAVGGVTLGAFANIIGKDAFRLLFGQAIGPFTGAPEGFVIGAAAGLAAVMLEQRRRHAMALAALIGAASGVAIVLAGGRMMAGSLQALVTAFPTSQFRLDQVGRMVGERGFGTNGQLATAMFEGAVFVLALVWAMHRHGGDDGPDRR from the coding sequence GTGCGCCGGTTCGGCCCGTTCAGCCTGCATGTCGGTGATCGCCGGCTGATGCGCGGGGATCGGCCGGTCGAGCTGCCCGCCCGCTACATGGATGCGCTGATCCTGCTGGTCATGGCGGACGGCGCGCTGGTGACCAAGACGCGCTTCATGGAGGAGGTGTGGCGCGGCGTGCCGGTGACGGACGAGGCGCTGACGCAGGCCATCCGCACCCTGCGCCGATCGCTGGGCGACAGCGCCAACGATCCGCGCTTCATCGAAACAGTGCCCAAGCACGGCTACCGCTTCATCGCGCCGCCCGGCCCGGCGGACGCGGCCACGCCGGTCGCTGCGCCCGGTCGGGGCGTCGCCCGCATGACGCTGGCGGGGGTTGTCGGCGCGGCACTGGCGGGTGCGCTCGTGGGGCTGCTGTACGGCTTTGCCGGTGCCGCGGGGGCGGAAGGCGGCGGCACGGTGTCGCTGCTGCTGGTGATCGTGCTGGTATCAGCCCTGTCCGCCGGAGTGGCCGGTGCGGGCATCGCCGCCGGTATCGCGCTGTCGCGGCGCGCGGCGCACGATGGCTGGTGGTGGCGGGTCGCCGGTGGAGCCGTCGGCGGCGTGACCCTTGGTGCCTTTGCCAACATCATCGGCAAGGACGCCTTCCGGCTGCTGTTCGGCCAGGCGATCGGCCCGTTCACCGGCGCGCCCGAGGGCTTCGTCATCGGCGCTGCGGCCGGGCTGGCGGCCGTGATGCTGGAGCAGCGACGACGCCACGCCATGGCGCTGGCAGCGTTGATCGGGGCCGCATCGGGCGTGGCGATCGTCCTTGCCGGCGGACGCATGATGGCCGGCAGCCTGCAGGCGCTGGTCACGGCTTTCCCCACGTCCCAGTTCCGGCTGGATCAGGTGGGGCGCATGGTGGGGGAACGCGGTTTCGGCACCAATGGCCAGCTCGCCACGGCCATGTTCGAAGGGGCGGTGTTCGTGCTGGCACTGGTATGGGCGATGCACCGCCATGGTGGCGACGACGGGCCTGACCGGCGCTGA
- a CDS encoding ligase-associated DNA damage response exonuclease yields the protein MPANFSWIRPEPWGIHVVPADCWIDPAREVPHALVTHGHADHARGGHGQTVATPATLAIMDLRYNTREGAVPVECGETIRLPGGVDATYLPAGHVLGSAQILLEHAGERVIVTGDYKRRDDPTCPPFQVTPCDIFITEATFGLPVFHHPPIAEEMAKLIARLDAQPDSCVLVGAYALGKAQRVIAELRRAGHHEPVYLHGALERMCRLYQDWGIDLGELRLVSDAKKEEMRGRVVMCPPSALNDRWSRRLPDPVTAMASGWMRVRQRARQRGVELPLVISDHADWPELIRTIEEVNPYESWITHGREEALLRWCQLHQRRARALALVGYEDEDD from the coding sequence ATGCCCGCCAACTTCTCGTGGATCCGGCCGGAGCCGTGGGGCATCCATGTCGTGCCCGCCGATTGCTGGATCGATCCCGCGCGAGAAGTGCCACATGCGCTGGTGACGCACGGCCACGCCGATCATGCGCGCGGCGGCCACGGGCAGACGGTCGCCACCCCGGCGACGCTCGCCATCATGGACCTGCGCTACAACACGCGCGAAGGCGCCGTGCCGGTCGAATGCGGGGAAACAATCCGGCTGCCCGGCGGCGTTGATGCGACCTACCTGCCGGCGGGCCATGTCCTGGGCAGCGCGCAAATCCTCTTGGAACATGCCGGCGAACGGGTGATCGTCACGGGCGACTACAAGCGGCGCGACGACCCGACCTGTCCACCGTTTCAGGTCACGCCCTGTGACATCTTCATCACGGAGGCGACCTTCGGCCTCCCGGTGTTCCATCATCCGCCCATCGCGGAGGAGATGGCGAAGCTGATCGCCCGGCTGGACGCGCAGCCGGATTCCTGCGTGCTGGTCGGCGCCTACGCCCTGGGCAAGGCGCAGCGGGTCATCGCCGAATTGCGCCGCGCCGGGCATCACGAACCCGTCTACCTCCATGGTGCACTCGAACGCATGTGCCGGCTGTACCAGGACTGGGGCATCGATCTTGGCGAGTTGCGCCTGGTCAGCGACGCGAAGAAGGAGGAGATGCGCGGCCGCGTGGTGATGTGCCCGCCTTCCGCCCTGAACGATCGGTGGAGCCGCCGCCTGCCCGATCCCGTCACCGCCATGGCCAGCGGCTGGATGCGTGTGCGGCAGCGGGCCCGGCAACGGGGGGTGGAGCTGCCGCTGGTCATATCGGACCATGCCGACTGGCCCGAACTGATCCGGACGATCGAGGAGGTGAACCCCTACGAAAGCTGGATCACCCACGGGCGGGAGGAGGCGCTGCTGCGCTGGTGCCAGCTCCACCAACGCCGCGCCCGCGCCCTGGCGCTGGTCGGCTACGAGGACGAGGACGACTGA
- a CDS encoding alpha-glucuronidase family glycosyl hydrolase — MFNGVRLLLFALCVMLMPAHARAEDGYDLWLRYRPVTDAAALPRAVERRGDSPTLRLAEEELTRALAAMAGDGRTRGPRIVLATSADAEIAALRLPTADLGTEGYLVRSVRLGNSPAILVTANSDIGVLYGTFALLRQLGTAAGIADLDLTSTPRIGLRVLNHWDNLDGQVERGYAGESIWDWWTLPEYTGPRYTDYARANASLGINGTVLNNVNAKADSLTAPYIAKAAALADVFRPWGIKVYLSARFSAPVELGGLPTADPLDPRVQEWWNAKATEVYRAIPDFGGFLVKANSEGQPGPRDYGRSHADGANMLARAVAPHGGIVMWRAFVYADTDPDDRAKQAYTEFKPLDGQFADNVLVQVKNGAIDFQPREPFHPLFGAMPQTPLMLEVQITKEYLGYNTHLAFLGTMWEEVLDADTMVQGAGSTVARVVDGSLEGHRLTGIAGVANIGADRDWSGSTFDQANWYAFGRLAWDHTLSAEAIAREWAALTFTPDPALVQPVTAMMMASREYVVDYMTPLGLAHLMGTGHHHGPAPWVADLARPEWNPVYYHRADRQGIGFDRTASGSNAVAQYAAPVAARYADPRTTPVEDLLWFHHLPWDWQMADGESLWGTLVARYDRGVAGVADMRRQWQTLAPLVDPERHAQTDAFLAIQQRDATEWRDASIAYWQSLNGLPLPAGAAAPAHPLEYYQSLAYPYAPGHPD; from the coding sequence ATGTTCAACGGCGTCAGGCTGCTGCTGTTCGCCCTGTGCGTGATGCTGATGCCGGCACATGCACGGGCCGAGGACGGCTACGATCTATGGCTGCGCTACCGCCCGGTCACCGATGCCGCCGCCCTGCCGCGCGCGGTCGAGCGGCGCGGCGACAGCCCCACCCTGCGCCTGGCGGAGGAGGAGCTGACCCGCGCCCTTGCCGCAATGGCGGGCGACGGACGCACGCGCGGCCCGCGCATCGTGCTCGCCACCAGTGCCGATGCCGAGATCGCCGCATTGCGCCTGCCGACCGCTGACCTGGGCACGGAGGGCTATCTCGTCCGCTCCGTGCGACTGGGCAATTCGCCCGCGATCCTCGTCACCGCGAACAGCGACATCGGAGTACTGTACGGCACCTTCGCCCTGCTGCGGCAGCTCGGCACTGCGGCCGGGATCGCCGACCTCGATCTCACCTCCACCCCGCGCATCGGCCTGCGGGTCCTCAACCACTGGGACAATCTCGATGGTCAGGTGGAACGCGGCTATGCCGGCGAAAGCATCTGGGACTGGTGGACGCTGCCCGAATATACCGGCCCGCGCTACACCGACTATGCCCGCGCCAATGCCTCGCTCGGCATCAACGGCACGGTGCTGAACAACGTGAACGCCAAGGCGGACAGCCTGACCGCGCCCTACATCGCCAAGGCTGCGGCGCTGGCGGACGTGTTTCGCCCCTGGGGTATCAAGGTCTACCTGTCCGCGCGATTCTCCGCCCCCGTCGAACTGGGCGGGCTGCCGACGGCCGACCCGCTCGACCCGCGCGTGCAGGAATGGTGGAATGCGAAGGCGACGGAGGTGTACCGCGCCATTCCCGATTTCGGCGGCTTCCTGGTCAAGGCCAACAGCGAAGGCCAGCCCGGTCCGCGCGATTATGGCCGCAGCCATGCGGACGGCGCCAACATGCTGGCCCGCGCGGTGGCGCCGCATGGCGGCATCGTGATGTGGCGCGCCTTCGTCTATGCCGACACCGACCCGGACGACCGCGCGAAGCAGGCCTATACCGAGTTCAAGCCGCTGGACGGCCAGTTTGCCGATAACGTGCTGGTGCAGGTCAAGAACGGCGCGATCGACTTCCAGCCGCGCGAGCCGTTCCACCCGCTGTTCGGCGCCATGCCACAGACGCCGCTGATGCTGGAGGTGCAGATCACCAAGGAATATCTCGGCTACAACACCCACCTCGCCTTTCTCGGCACCATGTGGGAGGAGGTGCTGGACGCCGATACCATGGTGCAAGGGGCGGGCAGCACGGTGGCCCGTGTGGTCGACGGTTCGCTGGAAGGGCACCGGCTGACCGGCATTGCCGGGGTCGCAAATATCGGCGCGGACCGCGACTGGTCCGGCTCCACCTTCGATCAGGCGAACTGGTACGCCTTCGGCCGACTGGCCTGGGATCACACTTTGTCGGCGGAGGCGATCGCACGCGAGTGGGCGGCGCTGACCTTCACGCCCGATCCCGCGCTGGTGCAGCCCGTCACCGCGATGATGATGGCCTCGCGCGAATATGTGGTCGATTACATGACTCCGCTCGGCCTGGCGCACCTGATGGGCACCGGCCACCATCACGGGCCGGCGCCATGGGTGGCGGATCTGGCGCGGCCGGAATGGAACCCGGTCTATTATCACCGCGCGGACCGGCAGGGCATCGGCTTCGACCGGACGGCAAGCGGCAGCAATGCGGTGGCGCAATATGCCGCGCCGGTCGCCGCCCGCTACGCCGACCCGCGCACCACCCCGGTGGAGGACCTGCTGTGGTTCCACCACCTGCCGTGGGACTGGCAGATGGCCGATGGCGAAAGCCTGTGGGGCACGCTGGTCGCCCGGTACGATCGGGGCGTGGCCGGGGTGGCGGACATGCGCCGCCAATGGCAGACGCTCGCGCCGCTGGTCGATCCGGAACGGCACGCGCAGACCGACGCCTTTTTGGCAATCCAGCAGCGTGACGCGACCGAATGGCGCGATGCCAGCATCGCCTACTGGCAGTCGCTGAACGGCCTGCCGCTGCCGGCGGGGGCAGCGGCGCCGGCCCATCCGCTCGAATATTACCAGTCGCTCGCCTACCCTTACGCGCCCGGCCACCCGGACTGA
- a CDS encoding cisplatin damage response ATP-dependent DNA ligase: protein MEEFAALIDALVYTTSRNAKLALVADYLRATPDPDRGWALAALTEGLDFPAVKSSTIRNLLHDRVDPVLWTLSRDFVGDTAETASLLWPEPLARTAPPPTVGEAVDLLRLMTRASVATELPRLLDRLDADGRYALLKLATGAMRVGVSARLAKTAFAQAFGVSIEEVEEYWHAIPAPYAPLFDWAANGAPPPDTGALPLFRPFMLAHPLEELELDLVDYVAEWKWDGIRVQLAHAGGETRLYSRGGEDITGTFPEMADALTIPAVLDGELLVRGTHQGGEEGGAASFNALQQRLGRKSVTAKMLADYPAFVRLYDVLQLDGEDLRERPWSERRAALEALLTRLPADRFDISAVIAADHFAHLATIREGTRDDAIEGVMLKKRDSPYVAGRRTGLWYKWKRDPLLVDCVLMYAQRGSGRRASFYSDYTFGCWDGDPDQGAELLPVGKAYSGFTDEELKRLDRHVRQHTVNRFGPVRETDRSLVFEVAFDSIHASKRHKSGLAMRFPRIHRIRWDKPVHEADRIATLQAMVRD from the coding sequence GTGGAGGAGTTCGCCGCCCTGATCGATGCGCTGGTCTACACCACCAGCCGCAATGCGAAGCTGGCGCTGGTGGCCGATTACCTGCGCGCCACGCCCGATCCCGACCGCGGCTGGGCGCTGGCCGCCCTGACGGAGGGGCTGGACTTCCCGGCGGTGAAATCCTCCACCATCCGCAACCTGCTGCACGACCGGGTCGATCCGGTGCTGTGGACGCTCAGCCGCGACTTCGTGGGCGACACGGCGGAGACCGCGAGCCTGCTATGGCCGGAGCCGCTGGCCCGCACCGCGCCGCCACCCACCGTCGGCGAGGCGGTGGACCTGCTGCGACTGATGACCCGCGCCAGTGTCGCGACCGAACTGCCCAGGCTGCTCGACCGGCTGGACGCGGATGGTCGCTACGCCCTGCTGAAACTCGCGACCGGAGCCATGCGCGTCGGGGTGTCCGCGCGCCTCGCCAAGACCGCCTTTGCGCAAGCCTTCGGTGTCAGCATCGAGGAAGTGGAGGAATACTGGCACGCCATCCCCGCCCCGTATGCGCCGTTGTTCGACTGGGCGGCGAACGGCGCGCCCCCGCCCGATACCGGCGCCCTGCCGCTGTTCCGCCCGTTCATGCTGGCCCACCCGCTGGAGGAGCTTGAGCTCGATCTTGTCGACTATGTGGCCGAATGGAAGTGGGACGGCATCCGCGTGCAGCTCGCCCATGCCGGTGGCGAGACGCGGCTCTATTCGCGCGGGGGTGAGGACATCACCGGCACCTTCCCCGAAATGGCCGACGCGCTGACGATCCCCGCCGTGCTTGACGGCGAATTGCTGGTGCGCGGCACGCATCAGGGCGGGGAAGAGGGCGGCGCGGCTAGCTTCAACGCGCTGCAACAGCGGCTCGGCCGCAAGAGCGTGACTGCGAAGATGCTGGCCGACTACCCCGCTTTCGTGCGCCTGTACGACGTGCTGCAGCTGGATGGGGAGGATCTGCGCGAGCGGCCGTGGAGCGAACGGCGTGCCGCGCTGGAAGCGCTGCTGACGCGGCTGCCGGCCGACCGGTTCGACATCAGCGCGGTGATCGCCGCCGACCACTTCGCCCACCTCGCCACCATCCGCGAAGGGACGCGCGACGACGCGATCGAGGGGGTCATGCTGAAGAAGCGCGACAGCCCCTACGTCGCCGGACGCCGCACCGGCCTGTGGTACAAGTGGAAGCGCGATCCGCTGCTGGTCGATTGCGTGCTGATGTACGCGCAGCGCGGCAGCGGCCGGCGGGCGAGCTTCTACAGCGACTACACGTTCGGTTGCTGGGATGGCGACCCGGATCAGGGGGCGGAGCTGCTGCCCGTGGGCAAGGCCTATTCGGGCTTCACGGACGAGGAGCTGAAGCGTCTCGACCGGCATGTCAGGCAGCACACGGTGAACCGCTTCGGACCCGTGCGGGAGACGGATCGCAGCCTGGTGTTCGAGGTGGCGTTCGATTCCATCCACGCCAGCAAGCGGCATAAATCGGGCCTAGCCATGCGCTTCCCGCGCATTCATCGCATCCGCTGGGACAAGCCGGTGCACGAGGCGGACCGTATCGCCACCCTGCAGGCCATGGTCCGAGACTGA
- a CDS encoding M20 family metallopeptidase: MSTDLLPAATALAPRITALRRTIHAEPELGLHTPLTMAKVRGELADLPLEWRTGPSTTGAIAVLKGARPGPVVLLRGDMDALPMTEPDGLPFASTVPGRMHACGHDAHTAMLAGAARLLAAHQAELAGEIRFMFQPGEEGHFGARHMIEDGLLAPLPDAAFALHIMPDMPHGQVTCRPGTMMASADMLRITVTGRGGHASMPHQTRDPVPVAAEIIGAIQALVTRRFTAAEAMVITITQLSAGSAHNVIADQAVLSGTIRTLSAERRTEVRGALARLADGIAAAHDCTAEVIVTDGFPPTVNDDRAAALVAEVAGALPGADYVPMAHPLMGAEDFSYVLQQVPGAMAFLGVAPTDSNDPAGRPGLHSVRMTLDEAALPRGTALLAAAALRFTERGWPETSQNT; this comes from the coding sequence ATGTCCACCGATCTGCTGCCCGCAGCCACCGCGCTCGCCCCCCGCATCACCGCGCTGCGCCGCACCATCCATGCAGAACCCGAGCTGGGGCTGCACACGCCGCTGACAATGGCCAAGGTGCGTGGCGAGCTGGCCGACCTGCCGCTGGAATGGCGCACCGGCCCGTCCACCACTGGCGCCATCGCCGTGCTGAAGGGCGCGCGTCCCGGCCCGGTCGTGCTGCTGCGCGGCGACATGGATGCGCTGCCCATGACGGAGCCGGACGGGCTGCCCTTCGCCTCCACGGTGCCGGGCCGGATGCATGCCTGCGGCCACGACGCGCACACCGCCATGCTGGCGGGCGCCGCCCGGCTGCTGGCCGCGCATCAGGCGGAACTGGCGGGCGAGATCCGCTTCATGTTCCAGCCGGGGGAGGAGGGGCATTTCGGCGCGCGCCACATGATCGAGGACGGGCTGCTCGCCCCCCTGCCCGATGCCGCCTTCGCCCTCCACATCATGCCTGACATGCCGCATGGCCAGGTGACCTGCCGCCCGGGTACGATGATGGCGTCGGCGGACATGCTGCGCATCACCGTCACCGGACGTGGCGGCCATGCCAGCATGCCGCACCAGACGCGTGACCCGGTGCCCGTCGCAGCGGAGATCATCGGGGCGATCCAGGCGCTCGTCACCCGGCGCTTCACCGCGGCGGAGGCGATGGTCATCACCATCACCCAGCTATCCGCCGGCAGCGCGCACAACGTGATCGCGGACCAGGCGGTGCTGTCGGGCACGATCCGCACGCTCAGCGCCGAACGCCGGACGGAGGTGCGCGGCGCCCTCGCCCGCCTGGCGGACGGCATCGCCGCCGCGCATGATTGCACGGCGGAAGTGATCGTGACCGACGGCTTCCCGCCTACGGTCAACGACGACCGCGCCGCAGCGCTGGTGGCGGAAGTGGCGGGCGCGCTGCCCGGTGCCGATTATGTGCCGATGGCCCACCCGCTGATGGGGGCGGAGGACTTCTCCTACGTGCTGCAACAGGTGCCGGGCGCCATGGCCTTCCTGGGCGTGGCTCCGACCGACAGCAACGATCCTGCCGGCCGCCCTGGCCTCCATTCGGTCAGGATGACCTTGGACGAGGCGGCGCTGCCCCGCGGCACCGCACTGCTGGCCGCGGCCGCGCTCCGCTTCACGGAACGCGGCTGGCCCGAGACATCTCAGAACACGTAG
- a CDS encoding diacylglycerol kinase family protein: MHGTIHLFDQLPVAPLPPTGADGCAPAPVRAVPLVGVIRNQRSHRNAGGAVPAISAAATLLVEAPTKRGDLLDILRRFAEARIDYLVVDGGDGTVRDVLTCGTAVFGGAAWPRLILLPAGKTNALAADLSLPREWSLDTALAAGAAGRGVVRRPMLVAEADNPQARVVGFALGAGLYTQAIALGQRAHRHGAFNSVVVVVTALWTVLQALFGSAGNPFRRPTAMRLADSAGRALPHAPGVREGERFMLFASTLRRFPGGVRPFHRLGGTLRLAIVDRARAGVLLRIPLAMAGLLGGGAPRRGYHLLGGQDFALELGEHFILDGEAFPPGRYRLGLGPALFFVTP; this comes from the coding sequence ATGCATGGCACCATCCACCTGTTCGACCAGCTGCCGGTCGCGCCCCTGCCGCCCACCGGCGCGGATGGCTGCGCCCCGGCGCCGGTGCGCGCGGTGCCGCTGGTGGGAGTGATCCGCAACCAGCGCAGCCACCGCAATGCGGGCGGCGCGGTGCCGGCGATCAGCGCGGCGGCGACCCTGCTGGTGGAAGCGCCGACGAAGCGCGGCGACCTGCTCGACATCCTGCGCCGCTTCGCGGAAGCGCGGATCGATTACCTGGTGGTCGATGGCGGCGACGGCACGGTGCGCGACGTGCTGACCTGCGGCACGGCGGTGTTCGGCGGCGCCGCCTGGCCCCGGCTGATCCTGCTGCCCGCGGGCAAGACCAACGCGCTGGCGGCGGATCTCAGCCTGCCGCGCGAATGGTCGCTCGACACCGCGCTGGCGGCCGGTGCGGCGGGTCGCGGCGTGGTGCGCCGGCCGATGTTGGTGGCGGAGGCGGACAATCCGCAGGCCCGCGTGGTCGGCTTCGCGCTCGGCGCCGGGCTCTATACCCAGGCGATCGCGCTGGGGCAGCGGGCGCACCGGCATGGCGCGTTCAATTCGGTGGTCGTGGTCGTCACCGCGCTGTGGACGGTGCTGCAGGCGCTGTTCGGATCGGCCGGCAATCCGTTCCGCCGGCCCACGGCGATGCGGCTGGCCGACAGCGCCGGGCGCGCGCTGCCCCATGCGCCGGGCGTGCGGGAGGGGGAGCGGTTCATGCTGTTCGCCTCCACGCTCCGCCGCTTCCCGGGCGGGGTGCGCCCGTTCCACCGGCTGGGCGGTACGCTGCGGCTGGCGATCGTCGACCGCGCGCGCGCCGGGGTGCTGCTGCGCATCCCGCTGGCGATGGCCGGGCTGCTGGGCGGCGGGGCCCCGCGGCGTGGATATCACCTGCTGGGCGGGCAGGACTTCGCGCTGGAACTGGGCGAGCACTTCATCCTGGATGGCGAGGCGTTTCCGCCCGGCCGCTACCGGTTGGGCCTGGGCCCCGCATTGTTCTTCGTGACGCCATGA
- a CDS encoding TonB-dependent siderophore receptor, which yields MYLKSAALRGTALATVMSASMLLSAPTLAQDAPEADDTRRRDADGEIIVTGGYTIADAIDTATGLGLTIRETPQSVSIITAQRIRDQNLVSIADVVDNAVGVTSETIDDVRNNFYARGFQITNYQIDSVPMAWTLAGGAGETNIDVSIYDRVEIVRGATGLMTGAGEPSASINMVRKQANSIDWTGYADVQYGSWDTVRATADIGGAISADGRVRFRGVARYEQGENFIDVYENEKTVLYGTVEADLTPATEVRAGYSHQIHRPSGVAWGALPTYDSDGNFLDFDRSQTTSAPWTHWNSDNSNLFISAEHDFGNGWRAQVHYNFVRNQQQATLLYFSGFVDPDTGTIGSAYPYKDVGDNRQSSFNGQVNGLVNLFGRDHEIVVGGLHSNLVRDTYTFAPVAGYQATDYPFIGYEGEYPDPGFTDDTTLRVDERVKQTGVYGAVRLNVSDRLKLIGGGRVASWEQRGINYDVPSDFGDDGVFIPYAGALFDLTPNHRLYASYTEIFQPQRELDRNFVQIDPLQGASYEVGLKSAFFNEALQTTIALFRIEQDNVPINSQVAPPSVPGGLPRTTWEVGEGVVSKGFEIEATGEIVPGWNINAGFSLFEAEDADGTDVLTDQPRQLLKLFTTWTPDGGMSPLTIGGGVNYRSRAYQDGSLTLPGGSVITPRFEQGSYALVNLMARYRVTDQLQVQANIENLLDEEYYSQIGFFSQYRWGTPRNVMVGASYVF from the coding sequence ATGTATCTGAAGTCCGCCGCGCTGCGTGGCACCGCCCTTGCGACCGTCATGTCAGCATCCATGCTGCTGTCCGCGCCCACGCTGGCACAGGACGCGCCGGAGGCTGACGACACCCGGCGGCGCGATGCCGATGGCGAGATCATCGTGACCGGCGGCTACACCATTGCCGATGCGATCGACACCGCGACCGGCCTCGGCCTGACCATCCGCGAGACGCCGCAATCGGTCAGCATCATTACCGCGCAGCGCATCCGCGACCAGAACCTCGTCAGCATCGCCGACGTGGTGGACAATGCGGTGGGCGTCACGTCCGAGACGATCGATGACGTGCGCAACAATTTCTACGCCCGCGGCTTCCAGATCACCAATTACCAGATCGACAGCGTGCCGATGGCCTGGACGCTGGCAGGCGGCGCGGGGGAGACGAACATCGACGTCTCCATCTACGACCGGGTGGAGATCGTGCGCGGCGCCACCGGGCTGATGACCGGCGCGGGCGAGCCGTCCGCCAGCATCAACATGGTCCGCAAGCAGGCCAACAGCATCGACTGGACCGGCTATGCCGACGTGCAATACGGATCGTGGGACACGGTGCGCGCCACGGCCGATATCGGCGGTGCGATCTCCGCCGACGGGCGGGTCCGGTTCCGCGGCGTCGCCCGGTATGAGCAGGGCGAGAACTTCATCGACGTTTACGAGAACGAGAAGACCGTGCTGTATGGCACGGTCGAGGCGGACCTGACCCCGGCCACGGAAGTGCGTGCCGGCTACAGCCACCAGATCCACCGGCCCAGCGGCGTTGCCTGGGGCGCGCTGCCGACCTATGACAGCGACGGCAATTTCCTGGACTTCGATCGCAGCCAGACCACTTCGGCCCCGTGGACGCACTGGAACAGCGACAACAGCAACCTGTTCATCAGCGCGGAGCATGATTTCGGCAATGGCTGGCGCGCGCAGGTGCACTACAATTTCGTGCGCAACCAGCAGCAGGCGACGCTGCTGTACTTCTCCGGCTTCGTCGACCCGGACACCGGCACGATCGGGTCGGCCTACCCCTACAAGGATGTGGGCGACAACCGGCAGAGCAGCTTCAACGGGCAGGTCAACGGCCTCGTCAACCTGTTCGGCCGCGATCACGAGATCGTGGTAGGCGGGCTGCACTCCAACCTCGTCCGCGACACCTACACCTTCGCGCCGGTGGCGGGGTACCAAGCGACCGATTACCCGTTCATCGGGTACGAGGGCGAGTATCCCGATCCCGGCTTTACCGACGACACGACGCTGCGGGTGGACGAGCGGGTCAAGCAGACCGGCGTCTATGGCGCGGTGCGGCTGAACGTGTCGGACCGGCTGAAACTGATCGGCGGCGGACGCGTGGCCAGCTGGGAACAGCGGGGCATCAATTATGATGTGCCCAGCGACTTCGGCGATGACGGCGTGTTCATCCCGTATGCCGGCGCGCTGTTCGACCTGACGCCGAACCATCGTCTGTATGCGAGCTATACCGAGATCTTCCAGCCGCAGCGCGAACTGGACCGCAACTTCGTGCAGATCGACCCGCTGCAGGGCGCATCCTACGAAGTCGGGCTGAAGAGCGCCTTCTTCAACGAGGCCTTGCAGACTACGATCGCGCTGTTCCGGATCGAGCAGGACAATGTGCCGATCAACTCGCAGGTGGCGCCGCCCTCCGTACCCGGCGGGCTGCCGCGCACCACCTGGGAAGTTGGCGAAGGCGTCGTCAGCAAGGGGTTCGAGATCGAGGCAACGGGCGAGATCGTGCCCGGCTGGAACATCAATGCCGGCTTCAGCCTGTTCGAAGCTGAGGATGCGGACGGCACCGACGTGCTGACCGACCAGCCGCGCCAGTTGCTGAAGCTGTTCACCACCTGGACGCCCGATGGCGGCATGTCGCCGCTGACGATCGGCGGCGGCGTGAACTATCGCAGCCGCGCCTACCAGGACGGCTCGCTGACGCTGCCGGGTGGTTCCGTCATCACCCCGCGCTTCGAACAGGGCAGCTACGCCCTGGTCAACCTGATGGCGCGGTACCGCGTGACGGACCAGTTGCAGGTACAGGCCAATATCGAGAACCTGCTGGACGAGGAATATTACAGCCAGATCGGCTTCTTCAGCCAGTACCGCTGGGGCACCCCGCGCAACGTGATGGTGGGCGCCAGCTACGTGTTCTGA